The following proteins are co-located in the Syngnathus scovelli strain Florida chromosome 21, RoL_Ssco_1.2, whole genome shotgun sequence genome:
- the LOC125991082 gene encoding disks large homolog 5 isoform X4, with product MDPLHREFLQKCHHNLAESVTDADQLVEVLSRGGTLSTAERHELTRGSGPGGEKVELLVKILLRKDRDHFADFCSALEETNPHLRSVLHTGTGTTPGPLDHSTGSASSVLSAMPSDSESSGSLSSAGTPTPTSSPPPPPAYADATRPHDKRETLLFQLRHVTRERDELRKRLALSSPGSTFDDCRPNWKAGHDYERLKLQCMKAMAELQSLQNQHSGTLKRCEEAVKKADFYHTLHSRMAGEHGQLKDELEALRLDNVQLQRQLDHAKHNCEELRRLRDDHQQEVADMRLLHRQAIREGSSDALNKLYDSAVDKLESVRSDYEGLRKRYDDETADHNADLSRLDHAQEEKRRLQKQLDVLTKQRDAAVLYQQQYSSSIRTLDQQELSKAATQNVELQREMERLQSEATRFKTQHLKAAKECEKYKDERDSVISEYRLIMSERDQVIKEVERLQSGLELAEAKLKNTSSERRVANEELEALRQELASSLMDRDRALCEKNELLEKYCHEVKDKAEAQKELSQACKDMETVREERDVARKERTEAIVQRDRLLREYYQARQKQDSATMDTERANKEIEMLRKQYEAVGQELKEALQEAEVAKCRRDWAFQERDKIVAERESVRTLCDNLRRERDRAVSDLADALRNLDDTRKQKNDAVRELKELKDKMEDQLEKEARFRQLMAHSSHDSAIDMDTVEWETEVVEFEKRREMDLEALGFDIAEGVNDPYLPGDCGVFVTKVDKGSLAEGRLSKDGKQAVKAVLSGEGVINMVVRRRKSLGGRVAAPVQINLAGQKDCGICLESGVFVASLAPGGPAVRDNHLAVGDRLLAINGIPLDNKSLAECDALLRTCRESLCISLAKFLPQSCSGQSLYETLRDSEKVCKSCRSAERTQANSCACELGRGDDDGARGGGDVAGLPGDSLHSRSPSESLADFGYRRRDFHRRPFTFTPALPHCGAPVPKAGGGTWPKVIGGASVPECAQLSVYKRAKQRKSIFDANPFRRAEAPPSLDYVSLSQLPRHSPQSSLAESSRGPPSDAFRFKHSQQSSSASDSAVPASPGPIMDGEGDQQLYYSAEAPQRESKTPADDDGSPHQEPDKRRYRPKSAPALRRNVTPLRILPPVQIHNFSNDEHSPEPMDLLRFSPMRNNRYSMHLAPPSYSSAVAHPTQRGLAPSPAKISVTRNAIYLGRNNQMQSGNSNVHVRSLASAQRHGRHSVDLYHKLAGDVSESSPTPHGTNSLPSSARLVSLSALQYRAERIRIPPTGYPCSTGSDAGSRSECSSPATPPTSPVGPGATFFVSSQSAISVPTRLRISTTRKDGPCLEEPRNLTVQKGAEPLGISIVSGENGGVFVSKVTAGSIAHQAHLEYGDQLLEFNGINLRNANEQQARLVIGQQCDTVTILAQYNPHMFQLGNHSRSSSRMESVGSRPTPRDSGASTPDERSLSDSEQDESTATPPSTRAATRLPVGALPRLVRLKRVQGELGVQICGGNLYGIFVESLDEDSPAQTLDGLLPGDLILEYNRISMKNKTKEEAYLELLKPAETITVKVQNCVDELAAVRELPGDGFFIRSLYERVADVELELSFKKDDILYVEDTLPNGNFGYWMAWRLDEKAHKLERGQIPSKFMMDQEFYRRHGLADVKDDCSGGKSMSAAARRSFFRRRLKHKRNGSRDGKDLMASEAMMSDYLPMAEGETSRLNLVSDDGVSLVYQRVQKVECSAPRPVLILGPLAEASKDMLVNEAPAKFSRCPPEIMKASQQAIERGVKDCVFIDFKRRSGHFDVTTVASIKEITEKDSHCLLDIGAHAIERLHSVHVYPIVIFIRYKNAKQIKEQKDPLYLRDKLSQKLSKEQFEAAQKTEQEYSRFFTGVVQGGSVSYICTQIVTIVEQEQNKVLWIPDGAL from the exons ATGGATCCGCTGCACAGAGAGTTTCTGCAAAAGTGTCATCACAACTTGGCAGAGTCCGTCACCGATGCCGACCAGCTCGTGGAGGTCCTGTCCCGGGGAGGCACGCTGAGCACAGCCGAGCGACACGAACTGACCCGCGGCAGCGGCCCCGGCGGGGAGAAAGTGGAGCTCCTCGTCAAGATTCTGCTCCGCAAGGACCGAGACCACTTCGCCGACTTCTGCTCAGCCCTGGAGGAGACCAACCCGCACCTGCGCTCGGTGCTGCACACCGGTACCGGCACCACTCCCGGGCCACTGGACCACAGCACCG GGTCGGCGTCCAGCGTCTTGTCCGCCATGCCCTCGGATTCCGAGAGCAGCGGCTCCCTCAGCAGCGCCG GTACGCCAACTCCGACCTCttcaccaccgccgccgccggcctACGCAGATGCTACGCGGCCGCACGACAAGAGGGAGACGCTCCTGTTCCAGCTGCGCCACGTGACCCGGGAGCGCGACGAGCTCCGCAAGCGGCTGGCGCTCTCCTCGCCCGGGAGCACTTTTGACGACTGCAG GCCCAACTGGAAAGCAGGCCACGACTATGAACGTCTCAAGCTGCAGTGCATGAAGGCCATGGCCGAGCTGCAGTCGCTGCAGAACCAGCACAGCGGCACCCTCAAGAGGTGCGAGGAGGCCGTCAAGAAGGCAGACTTCTACCA cacGCTGCACAGCCGGATGGCGGGCGAGCACGGCCAGCTCAAGGATGAGCTGGAGGCGCTGAGGCTGGACAacgtgcaactgcagcgccaGCTCGACCACGCCAAGCACAACTGCGAGGAACTGCGCCGACTGCGAGACGACCACCAGCAAGAGGTGGCCGACATGCGCCTGCTGCACCGACAG GCCATTCGGGAAGGCTCCTCGGATGCCCTCAACAAGTTGTACGACTCGGCTGTGGACAAACTGGAGAGCGTGAGGAGCGACTACGAGGGCCTGCGCAAGCGCTACGACGACGAGACGGCCGACCACAACGCCGACCTGAGTCGCCTGGACCATGCGCAGGAGGAGAAGCGGCGCCTTCAGAAGCAGCTGGACGTGCTGACCAAGCAGAGGGACGCCGCTGTCCTCTACCAGCAGCAGTATTCCTCGTCCATACGCAC GTTGGACCAGCAGGAGCTGTCCAAGGCGGCCACGCAGAACGTGGAGCTTCAGCGCGAGATGGAGCGGCTGCAGTCGGAGGCCACGCGCTTCAAAACGCAGCATCTTAAAGCGGCCAAAGAGTGCGAAAAGTACAAGGACGAGCGCGACTCGGTCATCAGCGAGTACCGGCTGATCATGAGTGAGCGCGACCAGGTCAtcaaggaggtggagcggcttcaGTCCGGGCTGGAGCTAGCCGAGGCTAAGCTCAAGAACACGTCCTCGGAGCGCCGCGTGGCCAACGAGGAGCTGGAGGCTCTCCGACAG GAACTGGCGTCGTCGCTGATGGACAGGGATCGAGCACTCTGCGAGAAGAACGAGCTTCTGGAGAAGTACTGCCACGAGGTGAAGGACAAGGCGGAGGCGCAGAAGGAGCTAAGCCAGGCCTGCAAGGACATGGAGACGGTGCGTGAGGAGCGAGACGTGGCCCGCAAGGAGAGGACCGAGGCCATCGTCCAGCGGGACCGGCTGCTGCGCGAGTATTATCAGGCCAGACAG AAACAAGACTCGGCCACTATGGACACAGAGCGAGCCAACAAGGAGATCGAGATGCTGAGGAAGCAATACGAGGCCGTGGGCCAGGAGCTGAAGGAGGCTCTGCAGGAGGCCGAGGTGGCCAAGTGTCGTAGGGACTGGGCCTTCCAAGAGAGGGACAAGATCGTGGCGGAGCGGGAAAGCGTTCG CACCTTGTGCGACAACCTGAGACGAGAGCGTGACCGAGCCGTCAGCGACCTGGCCGACGCGCTGAGGAATCTAGATGACACTAGGAAGCAGAAGAACGACGCCGTGCGGGAGCTCAAAGAACTCAA GGACAAAATGGAGGACCAACTGGAAAAGGAGGCTCGCTTCCGCCAGCTCATGGCTCACAGTTCGCACGATTCCGCCATCGACATGGACACGGTGGAGTGGGAGACGGAAGTTGTGGAGTTTGAGAAGCGCAGG GAGATGGATTTGGAAGCGCTGGGCTTTGACATCGCCGAGGGTGTGAACGATCCTTATTTACCGGGAGATTGTGGCGTCTTTGTCACTAAGGTGGACAAAGGAAGTCTCGCGGAGGGCCGCTTAAG CAAAGACGGGAAGCAGGCCGTCAAAGCCGTGCTGAGTGGCGAGGGCGTGATCAATATGGTGGTCCGCCGCAGGAAGTCGCTGGGGGGCCGGGTCGCTGCTCCCGTCCAGATAAACCTCGCGGGACAAAAAG ACTGCGGCATCTGCCTGGAAAGCGGAGTCTTTGTCGCCTCGCTGGCGCCGGGCGGACCGGCGGTCCGAGACAATCATCTGGCAGTCGGGGACAGGCTGTTAGCT ATTAACGGCATCCCGCTCGATAACAAGTCGCTGGCCGAGTGTGACGCTCTGCTGAGGACGTGCCGCGAGTCGCTCTGCATCTCCCTCGCCAAG TTCCTGCCGCAGAGCTGCTCCGGCCAGAGTTTATACGAAACTCTGAGGGACTCTGAGAAAGTCTGCAAAAGCTGCCGTAGTGCCGAACGCACGCAGGCCAACAGCTGTGCTTGCGAATTGGGGCGCGGCGATGACGATGGAGCGCGTGGTGGCGGCGATGTCGCCGGCCTTCCTGGCGACTCACTGCACTCCCGCAGCCCCTCGGAATCCCTGGCGGACTTCGGCTACAGGAGGCGGGACTTCCACCGGCGGCCCTTCACCTTCACGCCCGCGTTGCCCCACTGCGGTGCTCCTGTGCCAAAGGCCGGCGGCGGCACTTGGCCCAAAGTCATCGGCGGAGCGTCCGTTCCCGAGTGCGCGCAGCTCTCCGTCTACAAGAGAGCCAAACAACGCAAGTCCATCTTTGACGCAAACCCTTTCAGGAGAGCGGAAGCGCCTCCAAGTTTGGACTACGTCTCGCTTTCTCAGCTGCCCAGGCACTCGCCACAGAGCTCGCTGGCCGAATCCTCCCGAGGTCCGCCCAGTGACGCGTTCAGGTTTAAGCACTCGCAGCAGAGCAGCTCAGCGTCAGACTCCGCCGTTCCGGCTTCTCCCGGGCCCATCATGGACGGGGAGGGCGATCAGCAGCTCTACTACTCTGCCGAAGCTCCTCAAAGAGAGTCCAAGACGCCGGCAGACGATGACGGGAGTCCACACCAGGAGCCAGACAAGAGAAGGTACCGGCCCAAATCGGCACCGGCGCTGCGGCGGAACGTGACGCCACTGCGTATCCTGCCTCCCGTGCAG ATTCACAATTTCTCCAACGACGAGCACTCCCCCGAGCCCATGGATTTGTTGCGCTTCTCCCCGATGCGAAATAATCGCTACAGCATGCACCTTGCGCCGCCCAGCTACAGCAGCGCCGTTGCAC ACCCGACGCAGCGAGGTTTAGCTCCGAGTCCAGCGAAGATCTCGGTGACGAGGAACGCCATCTACCTGGGCCGGAATAACCAGATGCAGAGCGGCAACTCCAACGTCCACGTGCGGTCGCTTGCAAG CGCCCAGCGTCACGGTCGCCACAGTGTGGACCTCTACCACAAGCTCGCAGGGGACGTCAGCGAGAGCAGCCCGACGCCTCACGGCACCAACTCCCTCCCCTCCAGCGCCAGACTGG TCTCCCTGAGCGCATTGCAGTACAGGGCCGAGCGCATTCGAATCCCACCGACTGGTTACCCGTGCTCCACTGGATCCGATGCAG GCTCCCGTTCCGAGTGCAGCTCGCCCGCAACGCCTCCCACGTCCCCTGTCGGCCCGGGCGCCACGTTTTTTGTCAGTAGCCAATCGGCGATCTCCGTCCCCACGCGGCTCAGGATATCCACCACCCGGAAGGACGG GCCGTGTTTGGAGGAGCCGCGCAACTTGACGGTGCAGAAAGGAGCCGAGCCGCTGGGCATCTCCATCGTGAGCGGTGAGAACGGCGGTGTCTTTGTGTCCAAAGTGACTGCGGGAAGCATCGCTCACCAAGCTCATTTGGAGTACGGAGATCAGCTCTTGGAG TTTAACGGCATCAATCTGCGCAATGCCAACGAGCAGCAGGCGCGCTTGGTGATCGGGCAGCAGTGCGACACGGTCACCATTTTGGCTCAGTACAACCCTCACATGTTTCAGCTGGGCAATCACTCACGATCCAG ctctcgcatggagTCCGTCGGCAGCCGGCCGACCCCGCGGGACAGCGGTGCCAGTACCCCGGACGAGCGCTCCTTGAGCGACAGCGAGCAGGACGAGAGCACGGCGACGCCCCCATCCACGCGGGCCGCCACCAG GCTTCCCGTCGGCGCTTTGCCTCGTCTGGTCAGGCTGAAGAGGGTCCAGGGCGAGCTGGGAGTGCAGATCTGCGGAGGCAACCTCTACGGCATCTTTGTAGAGAGCctggatgaagacagccctGCTCAAACTCTCGATGGCCTTCTGCCTGGAGACCTGATACTGGAG TACAACCGCATCAGCATGAAGAACAAAACCAAAGAGGAGGCTTATCTGGAATTGTTGAAGCCGGCCGAAACGATCACGGTCAAGGTTCAAAACTGCGTGGACGAGCTCGCTGCCGTCAGAGAGCTACCCGGAGATGGATTTTTCATCAG ATCACTTTACGAGAGAGTGGCCGACGTGGAGCTGGAGCTGAGCTTCAAGAAGGACGACATCCTCTACGTGGAGGACACGCTGCCCAACGGCAACTTTGGCTACTGGATGGCATGGCGCCTTGACGAGAAGGCGCACAAGTTGGAGAGAGGGCAGATTCCCAGCAAGTTCAT GATGGACCAGGAGTTCTACAGGAGGCACGGCCTGGCCGATGTCAAGGACGACTGCAGCGGCGGCAAAAGCATGTCGGCCGCCGCCCGGAGGTCCTTCTTTCGCCGGAGGCTGAAGCACAAGCGCAACGGATCCAGGGACGGCAAAGACCTGATGGCGTCCGAAGCCATGATGTCCGATTACTTGCCCATGGCCGAAGGTGAGACTTCTCGTCTCAACTTGGTTTCCGACG ATGGCGTGAGCCTCGTGTATCAGCGGGTGCAGAAGGTGGAGTGCTCAGCCCCCAGACCTGTGCTGATCTTGGGGCCACTGGCCGAGGCCAGCAAGGACATGCTAGTCAACGAGGCGCCCGCCAAATTCAGTCGCTGTCCACCGG AGATCATGAAGGCGTCCCAGCAGGCTATTGAGCGAGGCGTGAAGGACTGCGTCTTCATCGACTTCAAGCGACGCAGCGGCCATTTTGACGTCACTACCGTGGCGTCCATAAAGGAGATCACGGAGAAG GACTCTCACTGTTTGCTCGACATTGGGGCACATGCCATTGAACGCCTCCACAGCGTTCACGTCTACCCCATCGTCATTTTCATCCGCTACAAAAATGCAAAGCAGATCAA AGAGCAGAAGGATCCCTTGTACCTGCGGGATAAACTCTCGCAGAAGCTCTCCAAGGAGCAGTTTGAGGCGGCCCAGAAGACGGAGCAGGAGTACAGCCGCTTCTTCACAG GTGTCGTGCAAGGCGGCAGCGTGTCCTACATTTGCACTCAGATTGTTACCATCGTGGAGCAGGAGCAGAATAAAGTTCTGTGGATCCCTGACGGAGCGCTGTAA